In Camelina sativa cultivar DH55 chromosome 16, Cs, whole genome shotgun sequence, a single window of DNA contains:
- the LOC104748997 gene encoding protein TIME FOR COFFEE-like isoform X3 (The sequence of the model RefSeq protein was modified relative to this genomic sequence to represent the inferred CDS: added 237 bases not found in genome assembly) — translation MDNKNREARRSTTTMAASNGVTRRRQRLSENSREQMHQEVRDRPGKKERDPESLNRSKRRRSERFARRNEGDLEEEEDSSDESLGDDHVHHRKSFPSCRIPRHASSLKVADEMIGVPVPRKARSACIKRSHDCRTSSGSGGGGFGEDRRRPSTSPGSYSFEVVSPSSKKIVNGSKSRIPKPRKSSGTVEDDLEFEIAEVLSGLKKQPLLTSMRPDDSEVKGAKKLKTEGDDSSSGVEIACNARICDSSNIDKSTTDGTKPSSAVSDIHKEKENEVRQQTRTMLDSEVSKGVSEGPQLENNIDESHSSSKLDIDLMVPPAVPSSPGRISLLPLVSDYCKGNSLNCKDKIVLKNERTPEEAQQHKTEKHEWLNLNIERPNQESGRDSNLKLQNFDWSQPQQATSAQQSSVLPFPLAVSSWPSGLSPQAYVPVIQTGKPVGGSNGSSTLLQQGAPFFASQPRPKKCATHFFIARNIQLHQHFVKTSHVSTPNKCSVYLRGDDLSPAPGNPSLQGSSPVINLNSQAHDGIAENISPSEEKASERVHFASTRQKKPQPPPPSSSIVPAPAFIFPSNHHLQPVMVASKSPLPTKSPRVAVGSTSVNFSHPSSSASEASSPYFTVLPNNAYSFQLSSTIRGGTASQALPYFNGSFYSPQMFQQPPQLMQRQSPSQRESKASSFSSSSHRQPQPQPQSQVSVNSLSGQANVQQHRQQSQKSEAKAAGDNSDSRGSHNQSEGPYGQIMTAPVQQQNFSMSFASFAGGATPANLNFSSNGYHIITAPSGVQQKNHQTNDSKTGGASCSSNAEDPKKTLPGKAPVMMNGQTLVFDNPSRTLNFVSGTWPPPAATTINGDSSVFTQHHAQRQKQSGRSKMMTHSQVDSVSASSSQWKNPANSSLTSCNLKQFQSQQQIRTHGQTQISFAAPSQSQPSQEQHGRCGGSSSVTGSGSHGKAANHKVSNSKTLPLSPIPSSPAHAQEQTENSASGSTKKTSPVCGRTVPPIISSCPGHLSELKY, via the exons ATGGataataaaaacagagaagctCGAAGATCAACAACAACCATGGCGGCTTCTAATGGAGTAACAAGACGGAGACAGAGACTTTCag AGAATAGTCGTGAGCAGATGCATCAGGAGGTGAGGGATCGACCGGGGAAGAAAGAGCGAGATCCGGAATCGTTGAATCGGAGTAAGAGGAGACGAAGCGAGAGGTTCGCGCGGAGGAACGAGggagatttagaagaagaagaaga TAGTTCGGATGAGAGTCTGGGAGACGACCATGTTCACCACAGGAAGAGCTTCCCGTCGTGTCGTATCCCGAGGCATGCGTCTTCTTTGAAAGTCGCCGATGAAATGATCGGCGTTCCTGTCCCGAGAAAAGCTCgctcag CATGTATAAAGAGGTCGCATGACTGCCGGACTTCATCGGGAAGCGGTGGCGGTGGATTCGGAGAAGACCGGCGAAGACCTTCAACTTCTCCGGGGAGCTATAGCTTCGAAGTTGTTTCACCTTCTTCGAAGAAG ATTGTAAACGGATCCAAATCGCGGATACCCAAGCCGCGGAAATCATCCGGCACGGTTGAGGACGACTTGGAGTTCGAAATAGCAGAGGTTCTATCCGGTTTGAAAAAGCAGCCTCTTCTTACCTCAATGAGACCTGACGATTCGGAGGTTAAAG GTGCCAAGAAGTTGAAAACGGAAGGTGATGATTCCTCGTCAGGTGTAGAGATCGCTTGTAATGCTAGAATCTGTGACTCATCGAACATTGATAAATCTACCACTGACGGGACTAAACCATCGTCAGCAGTCTCCGATATTCACAAGGAGAAGGAGAACGAAGTAAGGCAACAAACACGGACCATGTTGGATTCGGAGGTCTCAAAAGG GGTATCAGAGGGTCCACAATTGGAAAACAACATAGATGAGAGTCATTCCAGTAGTAAGCTCGATATTGATCTCATG GTTCCTCCAGCAGTGCCCTCCTCGCCAGGGAGAATTTCTCTTCTTCCATTGGTTTCTGACTATTGCAAG GGTAATTCTTTAAACTGCAAAGACAAGATTGTTCTCAAGAATGAGAGGACTCCAGAAGAAGCCCAACAGCATAAGACTGAGAAACACGAATGGCTGAATCTCAATATAGAGAGACCTAACCAAGAGTCCGGCAGAGATTCTAActtaaaattacagaattttgATTGGAGCCAACCCCAGCAGGCTACTTCTG CTCAGCAGAGTTCCGTCTTACCTTTTCCGCTAGCTGTAAGCAGCTGGCCTAGCGGGCTTTCTCCCCAGGC ATATGTACCCGTGATACAGACCGGTAAGCCTGTGGGTGGGAGCAATGGATCGTCTACATTACTGCAG CAGGGTGCTCCTTTTTTTGCCTCTCAGCCTAGGCCTAAAAAGTGTGCAACACACTTTTTCATTGCTCGGAACATTCAGCTACATCAGCATTTCGTCAAAACAAGCCATGTCTCTACTCCAAACAAATGTTCTGTGTATCTTAGAGGTGATGACTTAAGCCCGGCCCCTGGAAACCCATCCTTGCAAGGAAGCTCTCCTGTTATCAATTTAAACTCCCAGGCACATGATGGAATTGCAGAAAATATTTCTCCGTCTGAGGAGAAAGCCTCTGAAAGAGTTCATTTTGCCTCGACCAGACAGAAGAAACCTCAACCACCCCCTCCATCAAGTAGTATAGTG CCTGCTCCAGCTTTCATCTTCCCCTCAAATCACCATTTGCAACCAGTCATGGTAGCTTCTAAATCACCTCTCCCAACAAAGAGCCCACGTGTGGCTGTTGGTTCAACATCGGTCAACTTCAGTCATCCAAGTTCATCAGCCAGCGAAGCTTCTTCTCCGTACTTTACAGTTCTTCCAAACAATGCATATTCCTTTCAACTGTCATCAACCATCAGAGGTGGGACTGCAAGCCAGGCGTTGCCTTACTTCAATGGGTCCTTTTATTCGCCGCAGATGTTCCAACAACCTCCTCAGCTTATGCAGAGACAAAGTCCATCTCAGAGGGAGTCAAAAGCATCAAGCTTTTCCTCATCATCCCACaggcaaccgcaaccgcaaccacAATCGCAAGTAAGTGTGAATAGCCTTTCAGGCCAAGCTAATGTTCAGCAACACCGTCAACAGTCACAAAAGTCTGAGGCTAAAGCAGCTGGAGATAACTCTGATTCAAGGGGTAGCCACAATCAGAGTGAAGGCCCATATGGCCAGATCATGACAGCCCCTGTTCAGCAACAAAACTTTTCCATGTCATTTGCATCTTTTGCCGGCGGTGCTACCCCTGCAAATCTGAATTTCTCCTCCAATGGCTACCACATCATCACTGCACCTTCTGGTGTTCAACAGAAAAACCATCAAACAAATGACTCAAAGACTGGAGGTGCAAGCTGTTCAAGCAATGCCGAAGACCCGAAAAAGACTCTTCCTGGGAAGGCTCCAGTGATGATGAATGGACAGACGCTGGTTTTTGACAATCCATCGAGAACCCTCAACTTTGTTTCTGGTACTTGGCCTCCTCCTGCAGCAACGACAATAAATGGGGACTCTTCAGTGTTTACCCAGCATCATGCACAGAGGCAGAAGCAATCTGGTCGGAGTAAAATGATGACTCATTCGCAGGTTGACTCCGTGTCTGCCTCGTCATCCCAGTGGAAAAACCCTGCAAACTCATCACTCACGTCGTGTAACCTCAAGCAGTTCCAGTCTCAGCAGCAGATAAGAACTCATGGACAGACTCAGATTTCTTTTGCTGCACCATCACAGTCGCAACCTTCTCAGGAGCAACATGGGAGA